The following are from one region of the Candidatus Kinetoplastibacterium crithidii genome:
- the trxB gene encoding thioredoxin-disulfide reductase, which produces MSTTTKSTKVLIIGSGPAGYTAALYAARANLDPIIITGLNKGGQLMNTLEIENWPTIERIDGPGLMDLFLKHVNKFNVKVISDIMIDVDFSKRPFIVKTDSGCNYVCQTIIIATGASAKKLNIESEEKYSGLGVSYCATCDGPFYKNKNVLVIGGGNTAIEDALYLSKICNKVTLIHRHDKFKAEPIILEKLIQKSQEGIINVKTFCNITEIIGDKYGVTGAKIINSKSNKEEKLILDGIFIAIGHDPNTSVFKNKIDMLNGYLVTKKGSGNFQTMTSIPGVFAAGDVQDSIYRQAITSAGTGCMAALDAQKWLENNG; this is translated from the coding sequence ATGTCTACAACTACTAAAAGCACCAAAGTCTTAATAATTGGCTCTGGACCTGCTGGATATACAGCAGCTCTATATGCAGCAAGAGCTAATTTAGACCCAATAATTATTACAGGCTTAAATAAAGGCGGTCAATTAATGAACACATTAGAAATAGAAAACTGGCCAACGATAGAAAGAATAGATGGACCAGGACTTATGGATCTATTTTTAAAACATGTCAATAAATTTAATGTTAAAGTAATTTCCGACATTATGATAGATGTAGATTTTTCAAAAAGACCTTTTATAGTAAAAACTGATAGTGGATGTAATTATGTTTGTCAAACAATCATTATAGCGACAGGAGCTTCTGCAAAAAAACTTAATATTGAATCAGAAGAAAAATATAGTGGTTTAGGTGTATCATACTGCGCAACTTGTGACGGCCCTTTTTATAAAAATAAAAATGTGCTGGTAATAGGAGGAGGAAATACAGCAATAGAAGATGCTTTATATTTATCTAAAATATGCAATAAAGTAACCTTAATACACCGTCATGACAAATTCAAGGCTGAGCCTATAATTCTTGAAAAGCTTATACAAAAATCTCAAGAAGGCATAATAAACGTAAAAACATTTTGTAATATTACTGAAATAATTGGAGACAAATATGGTGTAACAGGAGCTAAAATAATAAATTCAAAATCAAATAAAGAAGAAAAATTAATACTAGATGGAATATTTATAGCAATAGGACATGATCCAAATACTTCAGTTTTTAAAAATAAAATTGATATGCTTAACGGATACTTAGTAACTAAAAAAGGATCTGGCAATTTTCAAACAATGACTTCAATACCAGGGGTTTTTGCTGCAGGAGATGTACAGGACAGCATATATAGGCAAGCAATAACTAGCGCAGGAACAGGTTGCATGGCAGCTTTAGATGCACAAAAATGGCTAGAAAATAATGGCTAG
- a CDS encoding Smr/MutS family protein yields MARIKLLKIEDFKKKYLTETKNSNKHDLKKIKNNNKFSYINNDINIASYDIIGCDISDELEMSHLLSDDGKSFIRNNSDPNIAKNLKNGKWPIKAILDLHGLKVDSAREILNNFIKECYQKNMRCVKIIHGKGYGSNSNIGPILKQKVPSWLVQIEKVQAFSEASKHEGGTGAVVILIQQKTRS; encoded by the coding sequence ATGGCTAGAATAAAATTATTAAAAATAGAAGATTTTAAAAAAAAATATCTAACAGAAACTAAAAACTCAAATAAACATGATCTAAAAAAAATCAAAAACAATAATAAATTTAGCTATATTAATAATGATATTAATATAGCTAGTTATGATATAATCGGATGCGATATTTCTGATGAGTTAGAAATGTCTCATTTGTTATCTGACGATGGAAAATCTTTTATTAGAAATAATTCAGACCCTAATATTGCGAAAAACTTGAAAAATGGTAAGTGGCCTATAAAAGCAATATTAGACTTACACGGTCTAAAGGTAGATAGCGCAAGAGAAATTTTAAATAACTTTATAAAGGAATGCTATCAAAAAAACATGAGATGTGTAAAAATCATTCATGGAAAAGGCTATGGCTCTAATAGTAATATAGGACCAATTTTAAAACAAAAAGTGCCATCATGGCTAGTTCAAATAGAAAAAGTTCAAGCATTTTCAGAAGCTTCTAAACATGAAGGTGGTACCGGAGCCGTAGTAATATTAATACAACAAAAAACAAGATCTTAA
- a CDS encoding QacE family quaternary ammonium compound efflux SMR transporter, protein MKFIYLSIAIITELMATIALKNSIGFTKLWPSLFTCTFYFISTYFLSLTLEEIPVGVAYAIWCGVGIVLVSILGAFFFKQKLDAPAIIGILMIVLGVVIMNLFSKVSV, encoded by the coding sequence ATGAAATTTATCTATTTATCTATTGCGATTATTACTGAATTAATGGCAACAATAGCACTAAAAAACTCTATTGGATTTACTAAGCTTTGGCCTTCTTTATTCACATGTACATTCTATTTTATATCAACTTACTTTTTGTCGCTAACTCTTGAGGAGATCCCAGTAGGAGTGGCTTATGCAATATGGTGTGGGGTTGGAATAGTTCTTGTTTCAATATTAGGAGCTTTCTTTTTCAAACAAAAACTCGATGCCCCTGCTATCATCGGAATATTGATGATAGTACTAGGGGTAGTTATAATGAACTTATTTTCTAAGGTTAGCGTATAG
- a CDS encoding amino acid permease has product MSESSTQKLSVMTLTAMVIGSMIGAGIFSLPQHFGQVTGPFGALIAWSISGFGMLMLAFVFQSLSCRKPNLDSGVHSYAQAGFGDYLGFSSAWGYWAGTCLGNVTYLIIINSTMGAVFPVLDDGTTIYAVLLSSVILWAFHFLILRGIKEADYLNNIVTISKIIPIIMFLILVAIGFKPEIFMRNFWGGGEFSWSSIFEQIRGTMLVTVFVFLGIEGASVYSRYAKNRKDVGVATLVGFISVLIILILITMLSYGVMDRDELAGLRNPSMSGVLQAVVGDWGAVLIGFGLLIAVLGAYLSWSLLAAEVLYTAAASGTMPKFLMIENKNKVPSAALWMTNITIQVFLIITVLAQEAFVLARELTSSMNLIPYLLVAAYGFKLAFTGETYLSKDYKQRRFDFICGALATIFTTWLIYAGGLKYLLLSAVLYGPGTIFFILTKREQKTNKIFSTSELVIFAIAMIGAFIAIFSLVKGNIVI; this is encoded by the coding sequence ATGAGTGAGTCCAGTACTCAGAAGCTTTCTGTTATGACACTGACTGCTATGGTTATAGGTTCTATGATTGGTGCAGGTATTTTCTCTCTACCCCAACATTTTGGTCAAGTAACTGGGCCATTTGGAGCTTTGATTGCTTGGTCTATTTCTGGCTTTGGTATGTTAATGTTGGCTTTTGTTTTTCAGAGTTTGTCTTGTAGGAAACCAAATTTAGATTCTGGAGTTCACTCTTATGCACAAGCTGGTTTTGGAGATTATTTAGGTTTCTCTTCCGCCTGGGGATATTGGGCTGGAACTTGTCTGGGTAATGTAACCTATCTTATTATTATAAATTCTACGATGGGTGCTGTTTTTCCTGTGTTAGATGATGGAACTACGATATATGCAGTATTATTATCATCAGTAATATTATGGGCTTTTCATTTTTTAATTTTGAGAGGAATTAAAGAAGCAGATTATCTTAATAACATAGTTACAATTTCTAAAATCATTCCAATAATTATGTTTTTAATATTAGTTGCAATTGGATTTAAGCCAGAAATTTTTATGAGGAATTTTTGGGGTGGAGGAGAATTTAGTTGGTCTAGTATTTTTGAACAGATTAGAGGAACAATGCTTGTAACTGTGTTTGTATTCTTAGGGATAGAAGGTGCAAGTGTTTATTCTCGTTATGCAAAAAATAGAAAAGATGTTGGAGTAGCAACATTAGTTGGATTTATAAGTGTTTTAATTATATTAATTTTAATTACTATGCTTTCATATGGTGTTATGGATCGTGATGAGTTAGCAGGATTAAGAAACCCATCTATGTCCGGTGTATTACAAGCAGTTGTTGGTGATTGGGGAGCTGTTTTAATAGGTTTTGGCTTATTAATAGCTGTATTAGGCGCCTATCTTTCTTGGTCTTTGTTAGCAGCAGAAGTTTTGTATACTGCAGCTGCATCTGGCACAATGCCAAAGTTTTTAATGATAGAGAATAAAAATAAAGTTCCATCTGCTGCATTATGGATGACTAACATAACTATACAGGTTTTTCTTATTATTACTGTTCTAGCACAGGAAGCTTTTGTTTTAGCAAGGGAGCTAACTAGTTCTATGAATCTTATTCCCTATCTTTTGGTTGCAGCTTATGGATTTAAACTAGCTTTTACAGGTGAAACTTATCTCTCAAAAGATTATAAACAAAGAAGATTTGATTTTATTTGCGGTGCTTTAGCTACTATATTCACAACTTGGTTGATTTATGCAGGAGGTCTTAAGTATCTTCTTTTATCTGCAGTCCTATATGGTCCTGGTACAATCTTTTTTATTTTAACTAAGAGAGAGCAAAAAACAAATAAAATTTTTTCTACTAGTGAACTTGTGATATTTGCTATAGCAATGATAGGTGCTTTTATTGCTATATTTAGTTTGGTGAAAGGTAACATAGTTATATAG
- a CDS encoding DUF1841 family protein, whose protein sequence is MFNPSIEQVRFFFIDAWKKFNNPKTQLLLSPIELLAIELIKEHPEYHKVLEDKNAVKKDYNFRELNHNPFLHLSMHLAVSEQIIIDQPFGIKKAYINLSEKTDKHKAAHELIKCLETVMYESNIKRHQINQTRYIELIKTISSI, encoded by the coding sequence ATGTTTAATCCTTCTATAGAACAAGTTCGATTTTTTTTTATTGACGCCTGGAAAAAATTCAACAATCCTAAAACTCAATTACTATTATCTCCTATAGAATTATTAGCAATAGAATTGATAAAAGAACATCCTGAATATCACAAGGTTTTAGAAGACAAAAATGCTGTAAAAAAAGATTATAATTTTAGAGAATTAAATCATAATCCATTTCTACATTTATCTATGCATCTTGCTGTATCTGAACAAATAATTATAGACCAACCTTTTGGTATAAAAAAAGCATATATAAACTTATCTGAAAAAACTGATAAACATAAAGCAGCTCATGAATTAATAAAATGTCTAGAAACTGTAATGTACGAAAGCAATATAAAAAGACACCAAATTAACCAAACAAGATACATAGAACTCATAAAAACAATCTCATCAATCTAA
- the dnaJ gene encoding molecular chaperone DnaJ: protein MTKRDFYEVLGLKKDASEDEIKKAYRKLAMKYHPDRNPNNKEAEDKFKEINEAYEILGNSEKRSAYDRFGHSGFGQNGFSAGQGMEGGFADAFGDIFGEIFGSSGKRDDSNRFRGSDLKYDLEITLEQAASGCNVDIHVPGWDTCKGCNGKRSKSGNSPKKCSLCGGKGSVRMQQGFFSVQQTCHVCRGVGEEISDPCPVCNGIGKTSSKKTLQVNIPIGVDNGMRIRLSGNGEPGLHGGQPGDLYVEIHIKKHKIFQRDSDNLHCELTIPFTTAALGGSVQVPTLNGKAEISIPEGTQSGKIFRLKGKGIKSMRSSHTGDLYCHVIVEIPVKLNEEQKKILRNFEMSLKDTGGRHSPNSKSWTDRVKEFFS from the coding sequence ATGACAAAACGTGATTTTTATGAAGTATTGGGTTTAAAGAAAGATGCATCTGAAGATGAAATAAAAAAAGCTTATCGTAAGTTAGCTATGAAATATCATCCTGATCGCAATCCTAATAATAAAGAAGCTGAAGATAAGTTTAAAGAAATAAATGAGGCTTATGAAATACTTGGAAATTCAGAAAAAAGATCTGCTTATGATCGCTTCGGGCATTCCGGGTTTGGTCAAAATGGATTTTCTGCTGGGCAAGGCATGGAGGGTGGATTTGCAGATGCTTTTGGCGATATTTTTGGTGAAATTTTTGGTTCCTCAGGTAAAAGAGATGACAGCAATCGTTTTAGAGGATCCGATTTAAAATATGATTTAGAAATTACTCTCGAACAAGCTGCTAGTGGTTGTAATGTTGATATTCATGTTCCTGGTTGGGATACATGTAAAGGATGTAATGGTAAAAGATCTAAATCTGGAAATTCTCCAAAGAAATGTTCTTTATGTGGAGGAAAAGGTTCTGTAAGAATGCAACAGGGTTTCTTTAGTGTTCAACAGACATGTCATGTTTGTCGTGGAGTTGGCGAAGAAATAAGTGACCCATGTCCTGTATGTAATGGTATAGGTAAGACTAGTAGTAAAAAAACTTTGCAGGTTAATATTCCTATTGGCGTTGATAATGGAATGAGGATACGTTTATCTGGGAATGGAGAGCCTGGTTTGCATGGTGGTCAACCAGGTGATTTATATGTAGAAATACATATTAAGAAACATAAGATTTTCCAAAGAGATTCTGATAATTTGCATTGTGAATTAACAATACCTTTTACTACTGCTGCCTTAGGTGGGTCTGTACAAGTTCCTACTCTAAATGGTAAGGCTGAAATTTCTATTCCAGAGGGAACTCAATCTGGCAAGATATTTAGGTTAAAAGGAAAGGGTATAAAGAGCATGAGATCTAGTCATACTGGTGATTTGTATTGTCATGTGATAGTAGAAATACCAGTTAAACTTAACGAGGAGCAGAAAAAAATATTAAGAAATTTTGAAATGTCTCTTAAAGATACTGGTGGTCGTCATTCACCAAATAGTAAATCATGGACAGATAGAGTTAAGGAGTTCTTTAGTTAG
- the dnaK gene encoding molecular chaperone DnaK, with protein sequence MGKTIGIDLGTTNSCVAVMDGNQIKIIENAEGARTTPSIVAYMEDGEILVGTPAKRQAVTNSKNTVYASKRLIGRKFDEQAVQKDISLMPYSIVKAENNDAWIEIRGKKIAPPQVSAEILRKMKKTAEDYLGEEVTDAVITVPAYFNDSQRQATKDAGKIAGLDVKRIINEPTAAALAFGLDRSEKGDRKIVVYDLGGGTFDVSIIEIAEVDGEKQFEVLSTNGDTFLGGEDFDQCIIEYIIAEFKKDQGLDLSKDILALQRLKEAAERAKIELSSSQQTEINLPYITADSSGPKHLNVKISRAKLESMVEGLIDRTIEPCKIAIKDAGISASDIDDVILVGGMTRMPKVQEKVRDFFGKEPRKDINPDEAVAAGAAIQGSVLSGERKDVLLLDVTPLSLGIETLGGVMTKMIQKNTTIPTRYSQVFSTAEDNQPSVTIKVCQGERELASANKVLGEFNLEGIPAAARGTPQIEVTFDIDANGILHVSAKDKGTGKEKKITIKANSGLTEQEIQKMIKDAEANAEEDHRIAELALSRNQADSLIHITRKSISENGEKLEASDKENIENAIKDLENAVKGSDKSEIDSKITALSIAAQKLGEKIYSDNKSENHNEVNETAGESTSDKDIVDAEFKEVKKD encoded by the coding sequence ATGGGAAAAACTATAGGGATCGATTTAGGTACTACAAATAGCTGTGTAGCTGTTATGGATGGAAATCAAATAAAAATAATAGAAAATGCCGAGGGTGCTCGTACTACTCCATCTATAGTTGCCTATATGGAAGATGGGGAGATTTTAGTTGGCACTCCAGCAAAAAGGCAGGCTGTTACAAATTCGAAGAACACTGTGTATGCAAGTAAGCGTTTGATTGGGAGAAAGTTTGATGAACAGGCTGTTCAGAAAGACATTTCTCTTATGCCTTACTCTATTGTTAAAGCTGAAAATAATGATGCCTGGATAGAGATTCGAGGAAAGAAAATAGCTCCTCCACAGGTGTCAGCTGAAATTCTAAGAAAGATGAAGAAAACAGCTGAAGATTATTTAGGTGAAGAAGTAACTGATGCTGTTATAACAGTACCTGCTTATTTTAATGACAGTCAAAGACAGGCTACCAAAGATGCTGGAAAAATTGCCGGTTTAGATGTAAAAAGAATAATTAATGAACCAACTGCTGCAGCCTTGGCATTTGGGTTGGATAGATCAGAAAAAGGTGATAGGAAGATAGTAGTATATGATCTTGGTGGGGGAACTTTTGATGTCTCAATAATAGAGATAGCAGAAGTAGATGGGGAAAAACAGTTTGAGGTATTGTCTACTAATGGAGATACTTTTCTAGGTGGAGAAGATTTTGATCAGTGTATTATTGAATATATAATAGCTGAATTTAAGAAAGATCAAGGTCTTGACCTTTCTAAAGATATATTAGCCTTACAAAGGTTAAAAGAAGCTGCAGAAAGAGCAAAAATAGAGCTTTCTTCATCACAGCAAACTGAAATTAACCTACCTTATATAACAGCTGATTCTTCTGGACCTAAGCATCTAAATGTAAAAATTTCTAGAGCTAAGCTGGAATCTATGGTTGAAGGTTTAATAGATAGAACAATTGAACCTTGCAAGATAGCTATTAAAGATGCAGGTATTTCTGCTTCTGATATAGATGACGTTATTTTAGTTGGTGGTATGACACGCATGCCAAAAGTTCAGGAGAAAGTTAGAGATTTTTTTGGTAAGGAACCAAGGAAAGATATTAACCCTGATGAAGCTGTAGCTGCTGGTGCTGCTATACAAGGCTCTGTTTTATCTGGTGAAAGAAAAGATGTTCTTTTGTTAGATGTTACTCCATTATCTCTTGGAATTGAAACCCTTGGTGGAGTTATGACAAAGATGATTCAGAAAAATACGACCATACCTACAAGGTATTCTCAAGTATTTTCTACAGCGGAAGATAATCAGCCTTCTGTAACAATAAAGGTATGTCAGGGAGAAAGAGAATTAGCTTCAGCTAATAAAGTTCTTGGTGAGTTTAATTTGGAAGGTATCCCTGCTGCAGCTCGTGGTACTCCACAAATAGAAGTAACATTTGATATTGATGCAAATGGTATTTTGCATGTTTCTGCAAAGGATAAAGGAACAGGTAAAGAGAAGAAGATTACTATTAAGGCTAATTCAGGATTAACTGAACAAGAAATCCAAAAGATGATCAAGGATGCTGAAGCAAATGCAGAAGAAGATCATCGTATTGCAGAATTAGCATTGTCTAGAAATCAGGCTGATAGTTTGATCCATATTACACGTAAATCTATTTCTGAGAATGGAGAAAAACTAGAAGCATCTGATAAAGAAAATATAGAAAATGCTATTAAGGATCTTGAAAATGCAGTAAAAGGATCAGATAAGTCAGAGATAGATTCTAAAATAACAGCTCTTTCAATTGCTGCTCAGAAGTTAGGTGAAAAGATTTATTCTGATAATAAATCAGAAAATCATAATGAAGTTAACGAAACGGCTGGCGAATCAACTTCTGATAAAGATATTGTTGATGCTGAATTTAAAGAGGTTAAGAAAGATTAA
- the grpE gene encoding nucleotide exchange factor GrpE has translation MNIKVNSNDAVQDPEVDNESVENLSPEELNISLQEKLEKLESIIDSQNDKILRISAEMENVRKRSQEELIKTRKFAIDSFAEGMLSVKDSLEAALLQKNQTINSLTEGVSLTLKQLDSVFKSNKLQEISPAVGDKFDPTLHQAISSVKSDYPANSVIEILQKGYVISDRVLRPAMVVVASSND, from the coding sequence ATGAATATAAAGGTTAATTCTAATGATGCTGTACAAGATCCAGAGGTGGACAATGAATCTGTTGAGAATTTATCACCTGAGGAACTTAATATTAGTTTGCAAGAGAAATTAGAAAAATTAGAATCAATTATTGATAGTCAGAATGATAAAATTTTGAGAATTTCTGCAGAAATGGAAAATGTAAGAAAAAGGTCTCAGGAAGAATTAATTAAAACTCGTAAATTTGCTATTGATTCTTTCGCGGAAGGTATGCTATCAGTTAAGGATAGTTTAGAAGCGGCTCTATTACAAAAAAATCAAACTATTAATAGTTTAACTGAAGGAGTTTCTCTAACCTTAAAACAGTTAGATTCAGTTTTTAAAAGCAATAAGTTGCAAGAAATTAGTCCTGCTGTGGGTGATAAATTTGATCCAACATTACATCAAGCTATTTCTTCTGTGAAGTCTGATTATCCAGCTAACTCGGTGATAGAAATTCTACAGAAAGGTTATGTTATAAGTGATCGTGTTTTACGCCCAGCTATGGTTGTCGTAGCTTCTTCAAATGATTGA
- a CDS encoding ferrochelatase encodes MTQSSKKYNSAVMDPNCYLKNSNSKIGILLVNLGTPKSTSIDDIREYIGSFLSDNRVVELPRFIWQIILRTIVLRTRPRKLRSLYEKIWMPEGSPLYVYTKLQALKLERIFLQKNINVRIEFCMRYGYPSIKESLDSLMDGSCEKVLLFPLFPQYSSSTTGSIVEYVGRYLIHKRDIPEFRYIKRFSSSKFYIDSLVTNIHNYWDMHGFPNSLVVSFHGLPQYSIDKGDPYYKDCIETFKLLSSQLNFDKNIIYISFQSKFGYSEWIKPYTSETLVNLAKSGIDRVDVVCPGFISDCLETLEEINEQCRHLFLNSGGKDFHYINALNDNDDWINGLENFIKTHIYGWV; translated from the coding sequence ATGACTCAAAGTTCTAAGAAATATAATTCTGCTGTAATGGACCCTAATTGTTATTTGAAAAATTCAAACAGTAAAATAGGTATATTATTGGTTAATTTAGGCACACCTAAATCGACAAGTATTGACGATATTAGGGAATATATTGGATCTTTCTTGTCTGATAATCGTGTTGTTGAATTACCTAGATTTATTTGGCAGATAATATTACGTACCATAGTATTGAGAACTCGACCTAGAAAATTAAGAAGTCTTTATGAAAAAATATGGATGCCAGAAGGTTCTCCTTTATATGTGTATACTAAATTGCAGGCTTTGAAATTAGAGAGAATATTTTTACAAAAGAATATTAATGTCAGAATAGAATTCTGTATGAGATATGGTTATCCATCCATTAAAGAATCTTTAGATTCTTTAATGGATGGATCTTGTGAAAAAGTTTTGTTATTTCCATTATTTCCTCAGTATTCTTCTAGTACTACTGGAAGTATAGTGGAGTATGTCGGTAGATATTTAATTCACAAGAGAGATATTCCGGAATTTAGGTATATAAAAAGATTTAGTTCATCTAAATTTTATATAGATTCCTTAGTAACCAATATCCATAACTATTGGGATATGCATGGATTTCCAAATAGTCTTGTAGTAAGTTTTCATGGATTACCTCAATATTCTATTGATAAAGGAGATCCTTATTATAAGGATTGTATTGAAACCTTTAAACTATTATCAAGTCAACTCAATTTTGACAAAAACATTATATACATAAGTTTTCAGAGTAAATTTGGTTATTCAGAATGGATAAAGCCTTATACATCAGAAACATTAGTAAATCTTGCTAAGAGTGGTATTGATAGAGTAGATGTAGTTTGCCCTGGGTTTATTTCAGATTGTCTAGAAACACTGGAGGAAATAAATGAACAGTGTCGACACTTATTTTTGAATTCAGGTGGAAAGGATTTTCATTATATAAATGCTTTAAATGATAATGATGATTGGATAAATGGTCTAGAAAATTTCATTAAAACCCATATATATGGTTGGGTATAG
- a CDS encoding NAD kinase: MHFPTVALIGRYQDTGLDTPLKAIAKTLSDIGRKVLIESTTAHNTGIYEYDIASISQIGKQASLAIITGGDGTVLSATRHLAKYNVPILGINHGRLGFITSLSMDETFRAIIQIMEGYYLSENRMLLEGIVWRDNQQIYSNCALNDVVLNRAGIGGMIEIKVELNNTFMYTQRADGLIVATPTGSTAYSLASNGPILHPELNAMVLVAVAPQTLSNRPIVIPYNGILKMTLTAVGRTDIGASVHFDMQTLSELHPGDYITIQKSQHNARFIHPKGYSFFSTLRRKLHWNIMPISSDIVE, from the coding sequence ATGCATTTCCCCACTGTGGCTCTTATTGGGAGGTACCAAGATACTGGCCTCGATACTCCGCTAAAAGCTATTGCTAAAACCTTAAGTGATATAGGCAGAAAAGTATTAATAGAATCTACAACAGCCCATAACACAGGAATTTATGAATATGATATAGCAAGCATAAGCCAAATAGGAAAACAAGCTTCTCTTGCCATCATTACTGGTGGAGACGGCACTGTATTAAGTGCAACAAGACATTTAGCCAAATATAATGTTCCTATTCTAGGCATTAATCATGGAAGATTAGGATTTATAACTTCCTTATCGATGGATGAAACATTTAGAGCAATTATACAAATAATGGAAGGATATTATTTATCTGAAAATAGAATGCTATTAGAAGGAATTGTCTGGCGTGATAATCAACAAATTTACTCAAACTGCGCTTTAAACGACGTAGTCTTAAATAGAGCTGGTATAGGGGGAATGATAGAAATAAAAGTAGAATTAAATAATACTTTTATGTATACACAGAGAGCTGATGGATTGATCGTAGCAACCCCAACAGGCTCCACAGCATATTCTTTAGCTTCTAATGGCCCAATACTACATCCGGAACTTAATGCCATGGTTCTAGTGGCAGTTGCACCTCAAACTCTATCTAATAGACCTATTGTTATTCCTTATAATGGGATATTAAAAATGACGTTAACTGCAGTAGGTAGAACAGACATAGGAGCGAGCGTGCATTTTGATATGCAGACACTATCTGAATTACATCCTGGTGATTATATTACAATACAAAAATCACAACACAATGCAAGGTTTATACATCCAAAAGGTTATAGTTTTTTTTCTACTTTAAGAAGAAAACTTCACTGGAATATTATGCCTATATCATCAGATATTGTAGAATAA